The following proteins are co-located in the Deinococcus metallilatus genome:
- the rplQ gene encoding 50S ribosomal protein L17, protein MRHGKAGRKLNRNSSARVALARAQATALLREGRIQTTLTKAKELRPYVEKLITTAKGGDLHALRLVARDIHDKDVVRKVMDEVAPRYAERQGGYTRILRVGTRRGDGVTMALIELV, encoded by the coding sequence ATGCGTCACGGCAAAGCCGGTCGCAAGCTCAACCGCAACAGCAGCGCCCGCGTCGCCCTGGCCCGTGCCCAGGCGACCGCCCTGCTGCGCGAGGGCCGCATCCAGACGACCCTCACGAAGGCCAAGGAGCTGCGCCCCTACGTTGAGAAGCTGATCACCACCGCCAAGGGCGGCGATCTGCACGCCCTCCGACTGGTCGCCCGCGACATCCACGACAAGGACGTGGTCCGCAAGGTGATGGACGAGGTGGCCCCCCGCTACGCCGAGCGCCAGGGCGGCTACACCCGCATCCTGCGCGTGGGCACCCGCCGCGGTGACGGCGTGACGATGGCCCTGATCGAACTGGTCTGA
- a CDS encoding DNA-directed RNA polymerase subunit alpha — protein sequence MDQKRPQLKARVDGDYGEFVLEPLTRGYGVTIGNPIRRILMSSIPGTAVTSVYIEDVLHEFSTIPGVKEDVIRLILNLKELVVKFHAPGPKTLTLRAQGEGVVKASAFEVPSDAEIVNPDLTIATLAEDGKLVMEVRVEEGEGYVPADKHSTKDRINSIPVDAVFSPVRRVAYHVENTRVGQQTDLDRLILRVWTDGSTGPQDALDKAVELLRDELTVFGNVETLPAAVPEVQPVYTPAAPVANGYDLPRQPELSINPQPYPADLDTPRVTLEGLGLTTRVLHSLKEEGIDSVDALCALSDRDLKKVPGIGERSLDEIKQQLAQFGLALRD from the coding sequence GTGGATCAAAAGCGCCCTCAACTCAAGGCCCGCGTCGACGGTGATTACGGCGAGTTCGTGCTCGAACCGCTCACGCGCGGCTACGGCGTCACCATCGGGAATCCCATCCGGCGCATCCTGATGTCCTCGATCCCCGGCACCGCCGTGACGAGTGTGTATATCGAGGATGTCCTGCACGAGTTTTCCACCATTCCCGGCGTCAAGGAAGACGTCATCCGGCTGATTCTGAACCTCAAGGAACTCGTGGTGAAATTCCACGCGCCCGGCCCCAAGACCCTGACCCTGCGCGCGCAGGGCGAGGGCGTGGTGAAGGCCAGCGCCTTTGAGGTCCCCAGCGACGCCGAGATCGTCAACCCCGACCTGACCATTGCCACGCTGGCCGAGGACGGCAAGCTGGTGATGGAGGTGCGCGTCGAGGAAGGCGAGGGCTACGTCCCCGCCGACAAGCACTCCACCAAGGACCGCATCAACTCGATCCCGGTGGACGCCGTGTTTTCCCCGGTGCGCCGGGTGGCCTACCACGTGGAGAACACCCGTGTGGGCCAGCAGACCGACCTGGACCGCCTGATTTTGCGGGTCTGGACGGACGGCAGCACCGGCCCCCAGGACGCGCTCGACAAGGCCGTCGAGCTCCTGCGGGACGAGCTGACCGTGTTCGGCAACGTGGAGACGCTGCCCGCCGCCGTGCCCGAGGTGCAGCCGGTGTACACGCCCGCCGCGCCCGTCGCGAACGGCTACGACCTGCCGCGCCAGCCCGAACTCAGCATCAACCCCCAGCCGTACCCCGCCGACCTCGACACGCCCCGCGTGACGCTGGAAGGCCTGGGCCTCACCACCCGCGTGCTGCACTCCCTCAAGGAGGAAGGCATCGATTCGGTGGACGCCCTGTGCGCCCTCTCCGACCGCGACCTGAAGAAGGTGCCCGGCATCGGGGAGCGCAGCCTGGACGAGATCAAGCAGCAGCTCGCCCAGTTCGGCCTGGCCCTGCGCGATTAA
- the rpsD gene encoding 30S ribosomal protein S4: MGRFRGSITKLSRREGINLAETEKVQKYLDRRPYAPGQHGQRRGRGRPSDYSVRLREKQKLARLYGVNEKQFRNLFEEAANVPGVTGTVFLQLLERRLDNVVFRMGFASTRRQARQFVGHGHVLVNGKKVDIASYRVRVGDEISVSDKSRQMGFIQENMEAQKRRRTSPWIELNPDTFTGTFVRLPAREDLALPINENFIIEYYSR, translated from the coding sequence ATGGGTCGTTTCCGTGGTTCCATCACCAAGCTCAGCCGCCGCGAGGGCATCAACCTCGCGGAGACTGAAAAAGTCCAGAAGTACCTCGACCGCCGTCCCTACGCGCCCGGCCAGCACGGCCAGCGCCGCGGCCGCGGCCGTCCCAGCGATTACAGCGTGCGTCTGCGTGAAAAGCAGAAGCTGGCCCGGCTGTACGGCGTGAACGAGAAGCAGTTCCGCAACCTCTTCGAGGAAGCGGCGAACGTGCCCGGCGTGACCGGGACGGTGTTCCTGCAACTGCTGGAGCGCCGCCTCGACAACGTCGTCTTCCGCATGGGCTTTGCCAGCACCCGCCGCCAGGCCCGGCAGTTCGTCGGCCACGGGCACGTGCTGGTGAACGGCAAGAAGGTGGACATCGCGTCCTACCGCGTCCGTGTGGGTGACGAGATCAGCGTCAGCGACAAGAGCCGCCAGATGGGCTTCATCCAGGAGAACATGGAAGCGCAGAAGCGCCGCCGCACCAGCCCCTGGATCGAACTGAACCCCGATACCTTTACCGGCACCTTCGTGCGCCTGCCCGCGCGCGAGGACCTGGCGCTGCCGATCAACGAGAACTTCATCATCGAGTATTACTCGCGTTAA
- the rpsK gene encoding 30S ribosomal protein S11, with protein MAKPTKGKAPRRARRNISAGRAYVHASYNNTIVTITDLDGNSVAWSSGGTIGYKGSKKGTPYAAQLAAADAVKKAQQTFGMNVVDVIVRGTGSGREQAIRAIQASGIEVKSIMDDSPVPHNGCRPKKKFRA; from the coding sequence ATGGCGAAACCCACCAAAGGCAAGGCCCCGCGCCGCGCCCGCCGCAACATCAGCGCGGGCCGCGCGTACGTCCACGCGAGCTACAACAACACCATCGTGACCATCACCGACCTCGACGGCAACTCCGTCGCCTGGTCCTCGGGCGGCACCATCGGCTACAAGGGCAGCAAGAAGGGCACGCCCTACGCGGCCCAGCTCGCCGCCGCCGACGCCGTGAAAAAGGCCCAGCAGACCTTCGGCATGAACGTGGTGGACGTGATTGTGCGCGGCACCGGCTCGGGCCGCGAGCAGGCGATCCGCGCGATTCAGGCGTCGGGCATCGAAGTGAAGTCGATCATGGACGACAGCCCCGTGCCCCACAACGGCTGCCGCCCCAAGAAAAAGTTCCGCGCCTGA
- the rpsM gene encoding 30S ribosomal protein S13 produces the protein MARVAGVDLPREKRVEIALTYIYGIGLTRSKEVLARTGINPDTRVKNLSEAEQTALRDAIERTYKVEGDLRSEVGQNIKRLMDIGAYRGLRHRRGLPVRGQRTKTNARTRKGPRKTVAGKKKATRK, from the coding sequence ATGGCGCGAGTTGCCGGTGTTGACCTTCCGCGCGAGAAGCGCGTCGAGATTGCCCTGACCTACATCTACGGGATCGGCCTGACCCGGTCCAAGGAAGTGCTCGCGCGCACCGGGATCAACCCCGACACCCGCGTGAAGAACCTCAGCGAGGCGGAGCAGACGGCCCTGCGCGACGCCATTGAGCGGACCTACAAGGTCGAGGGTGACCTCCGCTCGGAAGTCGGCCAGAACATCAAGCGTCTGATGGACATCGGCGCGTACCGGGGCCTGCGCCACCGCCGCGGCCTGCCCGTGCGCGGCCAGCGCACCAAGACGAACGCCCGCACCCGCAAGGGGCCGCGCAAGACCGTCGCTGGCAAGAAGAAAGCGACGAGGAAGTAA
- the rpmJ gene encoding 50S ribosomal protein L36 — MKVRSSVKKMCDNCKVIRRHGRVLVICTNVKHKQRQG, encoded by the coding sequence ATGAAAGTTCGCAGCAGTGTCAAGAAGATGTGCGACAACTGCAAGGTGATCCGCCGCCACGGGCGCGTGCTGGTCATCTGCACCAACGTCAAGCACAAGCAGAGGCAGGGCTAA
- the infA gene encoding translation initiation factor IF-1 → MPEQREKRKKEESDVVRAEGVVEEALPNTTFRVKLDTGHDILAYISGKMRIHYIRILPGDRVVLEISPYDTSRGRIVYRK, encoded by the coding sequence ATGCCGGAACAGCGGGAAAAGCGTAAGAAGGAAGAGTCCGACGTCGTGCGGGCGGAGGGCGTGGTCGAAGAGGCGCTGCCGAACACCACGTTCCGCGTGAAGCTCGACACCGGGCATGACATTCTGGCGTACATCAGCGGCAAGATGCGGATTCACTACATCCGGATTCTGCCGGGGGACCGCGTGGTTCTGGAGATCAGCCCGTACGACACGTCGCGCGGGCGCATCGTCTACCGCAAGTAA
- a CDS encoding adenylate kinase has translation MTQPRNKVVIFLGPPGAGKGTQAERLAREQNLTKISTGDILRDHVKRGTALGQQVKPILDAGQLVPDDILIALIRDRLAGMEPVRVIFDGFPRTCAQAEALDMLLEELGAPVSAVPLLEVPDETLIERIVERGRQAAARGEPVRSDDTEEVARRRQQVYREQTQPLIDYYGARSHLRHVDGVGTLDEVHDRIMQTMR, from the coding sequence ATGACTCAACCCAGAAACAAGGTCGTGATTTTCCTCGGCCCGCCGGGCGCGGGCAAGGGCACCCAGGCCGAGCGCCTCGCCCGCGAGCAGAATCTGACCAAGATCAGCACCGGGGACATCCTGCGCGACCATGTGAAGCGCGGCACCGCCCTCGGGCAGCAGGTCAAACCGATCCTTGACGCCGGGCAACTCGTGCCCGACGACATCCTGATCGCGCTGATCCGCGACCGTCTGGCCGGAATGGAGCCGGTGCGGGTGATCTTCGACGGCTTCCCGCGCACCTGCGCCCAGGCCGAGGCGCTCGACATGCTGCTGGAGGAACTGGGCGCGCCCGTGAGCGCGGTGCCGCTGCTGGAAGTGCCCGACGAGACGCTGATCGAGCGCATCGTGGAGCGTGGGCGGCAGGCGGCCGCACGCGGCGAACCGGTCCGCAGCGACGACACCGAGGAGGTCGCCCGGAGGCGCCAGCAGGTCTACCGCGAGCAGACCCAGCCCCTCATCGACTACTACGGGGCGCGCAGCCACCTGCGCCATGTGGACGGCGTGGGCACGCTGGACGAGGTGCACGACCGCATCATGCAGACCATGCGCTGA
- the secY gene encoding preprotein translocase subunit SecY, whose translation MLRAFRDAFRIPDLRRKIVFTLLLLAVFRLGSAIPTPGVNTAQLQQATQGGLFGLISLISGGNLSQFSIFALGVLPYITASIVIQLLTTTVPALEKLSKEGEEGRKKINQFTRYAAIGLGAAQALFFSLYITSNSQFIAVGWDPGLFTVLVMVLTQVAGIAFTMWIGERITEVGVGNGISLIITVGIIANYPREIAATGQLFRTDQVSLLQIVAFAVVILATIAGIVYVYQGERRVPVTYARARGGAPGGAARNLGGQATWLPIKVNQAGVIPVIFASAMLIIPNLIASATATRAPAVNAFIQTHLTAGSPWYIALEALLIFGFTYLYNSVQFDPRRISEQLREAGGFIPGVRPGTPTAEFLGGISGRLSLWGAIFLVVLTIIPQIVQRVTGITTFQFSGTGLLIIVGVGLETLKQLEAQLTVRRYDGFISKGRIRGRLNG comes from the coding sequence ATGCTGCGCGCCTTCCGCGACGCGTTCCGCATTCCGGACCTTCGGCGGAAGATTGTCTTCACCCTGCTGCTCCTCGCCGTGTTCCGCCTCGGAAGCGCCATTCCGACGCCTGGTGTGAACACGGCGCAACTCCAACAGGCCACCCAGGGTGGCCTCTTTGGGTTGATCAGCCTGATCTCGGGCGGCAATCTTTCGCAGTTCTCGATCTTCGCGCTGGGCGTGCTGCCGTACATCACGGCCAGCATCGTCATTCAGCTCCTGACCACCACCGTCCCCGCGCTGGAAAAGCTCAGCAAGGAGGGCGAGGAGGGCCGCAAGAAGATCAACCAGTTCACCCGCTACGCGGCCATCGGCCTCGGCGCGGCGCAGGCGCTGTTCTTCTCGCTGTACATCACCAGCAACTCGCAGTTCATCGCGGTGGGCTGGGACCCCGGCCTCTTTACCGTCCTGGTGATGGTGCTGACGCAGGTGGCGGGCATCGCCTTTACGATGTGGATCGGCGAGCGCATCACCGAGGTCGGCGTCGGCAACGGCATCAGCCTGATCATCACGGTGGGCATCATCGCCAACTACCCCCGTGAAATCGCGGCGACCGGGCAGCTCTTCCGCACCGATCAGGTGTCGCTGCTCCAGATCGTCGCCTTTGCCGTCGTGATTCTGGCGACCATCGCCGGGATCGTGTACGTGTACCAGGGCGAGCGGCGGGTGCCGGTGACCTACGCCCGTGCCCGTGGCGGCGCCCCCGGTGGCGCGGCCCGCAACCTGGGCGGGCAGGCCACCTGGCTGCCGATCAAGGTGAACCAGGCGGGCGTGATCCCGGTGATCTTCGCCAGCGCGATGCTGATCATTCCCAACCTGATCGCCAGCGCGACCGCCACCCGCGCGCCTGCGGTGAACGCCTTCATCCAGACGCACCTGACGGCGGGCAGTCCCTGGTACATCGCGCTGGAGGCCCTGCTGATCTTCGGGTTCACGTACCTGTACAACAGCGTGCAGTTCGATCCCCGGCGCATCAGCGAGCAACTGCGCGAGGCGGGCGGCTTCATCCCCGGTGTGCGCCCGGGCACCCCGACCGCCGAATTCCTGGGGGGCATCAGCGGGCGCCTGAGCCTGTGGGGCGCGATCTTCCTGGTGGTCCTCACCATCATCCCGCAGATCGTGCAGCGCGTGACCGGCATCACGACCTTCCAGTTCAGCGGCACCGGCCTGCTGATCATCGTGGGCGTGGGGCTGGAAACCCTCAAGCAGCTCGAAGCGCAGCTCACGGTGCGCCGTTACGACGGCTTTATCAGCAAGGGCCGCATCCGGGGCCGCCTGAACGGCTGA
- the rplO gene encoding 50S ribosomal protein L15 produces MKLHDLTPAPGSRKDRKRVGRGPGGTDKTAGRGHKGQKSRSGAGKGQFFEGGRSTLISRLPKRGFNNVGTTYEVINLAQLAKVEGDTLDRTALELAGLVRRKNRPVKLLARGEVTRPVTVHVDAASEAAVRAVEAAGGRVVLTGAGSDNAEQTEQAG; encoded by the coding sequence GTGAAGCTCCACGATTTGACGCCCGCGCCCGGCAGCCGCAAGGACCGCAAGCGCGTCGGCCGTGGCCCCGGCGGCACCGACAAGACCGCGGGCCGTGGTCACAAGGGCCAGAAGTCGCGCAGCGGCGCGGGTAAGGGCCAGTTCTTCGAGGGTGGCCGCAGCACGCTGATCAGCCGCCTGCCCAAGCGCGGCTTCAACAACGTCGGCACGACCTACGAGGTGATCAACCTCGCTCAACTGGCGAAGGTCGAGGGCGACACCCTGGACCGCACGGCGCTGGAACTCGCGGGCCTGGTGCGCCGCAAGAACCGGCCCGTGAAGCTCCTCGCGCGCGGTGAAGTGACCCGTCCGGTGACGGTCCACGTGGACGCCGCCAGCGAAGCGGCGGTCCGGGCCGTGGAAGCGGCGGGTGGCCGGGTCGTCCTGACAGGCGCGGGCAGCGACAACGCCGAGCAGACCGAGCAGGCGGGCTAA
- the rpmD gene encoding 50S ribosomal protein L30, whose translation MKVTLKRSVIGRPKNQVETVKALGLKRIGDSRELTDTPAIRGMIKTVQHLVEVEA comes from the coding sequence GTGAAGGTGACGCTGAAGCGCAGCGTGATCGGTCGCCCCAAGAACCAGGTGGAAACCGTCAAGGCGCTCGGCCTGAAAAGAATCGGCGACAGCCGTGAACTGACGGACACGCCCGCAATTCGCGGCATGATCAAGACCGTCCAGCATCTGGTGGAGGTGGAAGCGTGA
- the rpsE gene encoding 30S ribosomal protein S5, which translates to MTFNRRNDRNSERETSEFEEKMLFVNRTSKTYQGGRRFRFAALVILGDRNGRVGMGIGKAKEVPVAIEKAKAIARKNMITVPVENGTIPHDIIGENSTSRVLLKPAGPGTGVIAGTVPRSIAELAGITNMLSKELGSRNKVNVAYAVFDGLKNLRTAKQVRAIRGLDVQPRAGEVGAGAVSATTQAGAAEAGGAL; encoded by the coding sequence TTGACTTTTAACCGTCGGAATGACCGCAATAGCGAGCGCGAAACCAGCGAATTCGAAGAGAAGATGCTGTTCGTCAACCGCACGTCCAAGACCTATCAGGGGGGCCGCCGCTTCCGCTTCGCCGCGCTGGTGATCCTGGGTGACCGCAACGGTCGCGTCGGGATGGGCATCGGCAAGGCCAAGGAAGTGCCGGTCGCGATTGAAAAGGCCAAGGCCATCGCGCGCAAGAACATGATCACCGTGCCGGTCGAGAACGGCACCATTCCCCACGACATCATCGGGGAGAACAGCACCAGCCGCGTGCTGCTCAAGCCCGCTGGTCCCGGTACCGGCGTGATCGCGGGCACCGTGCCCCGTTCGATTGCCGAGCTGGCCGGGATCACCAACATGCTGTCCAAGGAACTCGGCAGCCGCAACAAGGTCAACGTGGCCTACGCGGTGTTCGACGGCTTGAAGAACCTCCGCACCGCCAAGCAGGTGCGCGCGATCCGCGGCCTGGACGTGCAGCCCCGCGCAGGCGAGGTGGGCGCGGGCGCCGTGTCCGCCACCACCCAGGCCGGTGCGGCCGAGGCAGGAGGTGCCCTGTGA
- the rplR gene encoding 50S ribosomal protein L18, translating to MATQTAVRRKLRARRKVRVVAGERPRLSVFRSSKHIYAQIIDDSTGTTLAAASSSAVKTGTKTDTAAAVGRALAEAAAARGVKQVVFDRGQYKYHGRVKALAEAAREGGLDF from the coding sequence ATGGCCACCCAGACTGCCGTTCGGCGCAAGCTGCGCGCCCGCCGCAAGGTCCGCGTCGTCGCCGGGGAACGTCCCCGCCTCAGCGTGTTCCGGTCCAGCAAGCACATCTACGCCCAGATCATCGACGACTCGACTGGCACGACCCTCGCGGCCGCCAGCAGCAGCGCCGTCAAGACGGGCACCAAGACCGACACCGCCGCCGCGGTCGGCCGGGCACTCGCCGAAGCCGCCGCCGCCAGGGGTGTGAAGCAGGTCGTATTCGACCGCGGCCAGTACAAGTACCACGGCCGCGTGAAGGCGCTCGCGGAAGCGGCGCGGGAGGGTGGCCTTGACTTTTAA
- the rplF gene encoding 50S ribosomal protein L6, whose product MSRIGKQPIAVPSGVTANAHNGVFTVKGPKGELTVPYNPALNISNENGQLLVTRPSDRQEHRALHGLTRTLVANAVKGVSDGYTINLELRGVGYRARLAGKNLELTIGYSHPVVIEPPAGVTFTVPEPTRIDVSGIDKQLVGQVAANVRKVRKPDAYHGKGVRFVGEQIALKAGKAGATGGKGKK is encoded by the coding sequence ATGTCCCGCATCGGTAAACAACCCATCGCCGTGCCCAGCGGCGTGACCGCGAATGCCCACAACGGCGTGTTCACGGTCAAGGGGCCCAAAGGCGAACTGACGGTTCCCTACAACCCGGCCCTGAATATCAGCAACGAAAACGGTCAACTGCTGGTGACCCGGCCCAGCGACCGCCAGGAGCACCGCGCGTTGCACGGCCTGACCCGCACCCTGGTCGCCAACGCCGTCAAGGGCGTCAGCGACGGCTACACCATCAATCTGGAACTGCGCGGCGTCGGTTACCGTGCCCGCCTCGCCGGGAAGAACCTCGAACTGACCATCGGCTACAGCCACCCGGTCGTGATCGAGCCGCCCGCAGGCGTGACCTTTACGGTGCCCGAACCCACCCGCATCGACGTGAGCGGCATCGACAAGCAGCTCGTCGGCCAGGTGGCCGCGAATGTCCGCAAGGTCCGCAAGCCCGACGCCTACCACGGCAAGGGTGTGCGCTTCGTCGGCGAACAGATCGCCCTCAAGGCCGGTAAGGCCGGTGCCACGGGCGGGAAAGGGAAGAAGTGA
- the rpsH gene encoding 30S ribosomal protein S8: MLSDPIADMLTRIRNATRTHKESVDIPASNFKEQLARLLVQEGYVASVERTRPEGQKFDVLRLTLKYGQKREQVIKHIERVSRPGRRAYVSAENLPRIQRGLGLAVVSTSKGLLPDREARKQGVGGEVVCVVW, from the coding sequence ATGCTGAGTGATCCCATCGCCGACATGCTCACGCGCATCCGCAACGCGACGCGCACCCACAAGGAGAGCGTCGACATCCCCGCCTCCAACTTCAAGGAGCAGCTCGCCCGCCTGCTGGTGCAGGAAGGCTACGTCGCCTCGGTCGAGCGTACCCGCCCCGAAGGCCAGAAGTTCGACGTGCTGCGCCTCACCCTCAAGTACGGCCAGAAGCGCGAGCAGGTCATCAAGCACATCGAGCGCGTCAGCCGCCCCGGTCGCCGCGCCTACGTGAGTGCCGAGAACCTGCCCCGCATCCAGCGCGGCCTGGGCCTGGCGGTCGTCTCGACCAGCAAGGGCCTGCTGCCCGACCGCGAAGCCCGCAAGCAGGGCGTCGGCGGCGAAGTCGTCTGCGTCGTCTGGTAA
- a CDS encoding type Z 30S ribosomal protein S14, with translation MANTSKVVKAERGHKFAVQNYNRCARCGRARGYYRFFGMCRICIRELAHKGELPGVKKASW, from the coding sequence ATGGCGAATACCTCTAAAGTTGTGAAGGCGGAGCGCGGCCACAAGTTTGCCGTGCAGAACTACAACCGCTGCGCCCGCTGTGGCCGCGCCCGTGGCTACTACCGCTTCTTCGGCATGTGCCGCATCTGCATCCGCGAGCTGGCACACAAGGGCGAACTGCCCGGCGTCAAGAAGGCAAGCTGGTAA
- the rplE gene encoding 50S ribosomal protein L5, translating into MQTLKAKYNEQVRPALMQQFGYSSVMAVPRIEKIVINEGLGSSKEDSKAIDKAAKELGLITLQKPIITKAKKSISNFKLRQGMPVGVKVTLRNERMYVFLEKLINIGLPRIRDFRGINPNAFDGRGNYNLGIKEQLIFPEITYDMVDKVRGMDITIVTSAKTDEEARALLQAMGLPFRK; encoded by the coding sequence ATGCAGACGCTCAAAGCGAAGTACAACGAGCAGGTCAGGCCCGCGCTGATGCAGCAGTTCGGCTACTCCAGCGTGATGGCCGTGCCCCGCATCGAGAAGATCGTGATCAACGAGGGCCTGGGTTCTTCCAAGGAAGACAGCAAGGCCATCGACAAGGCGGCCAAGGAACTCGGCCTGATCACCCTCCAGAAGCCCATCATCACCAAGGCCAAGAAGAGCATCAGCAACTTCAAGCTCCGTCAGGGCATGCCCGTCGGCGTGAAGGTCACGCTGCGCAACGAGCGCATGTACGTGTTCCTGGAGAAGCTGATCAACATCGGCCTGCCCCGCATCCGCGACTTCCGCGGGATCAACCCCAATGCCTTCGATGGCCGCGGCAACTACAACCTCGGCATCAAAGAGCAGCTGATCTTCCCCGAGATCACCTATGATATGGTGGATAAGGTGCGCGGGATGGACATCACCATCGTAACATCCGCGAAAACCGACGAAGAAGCCCGCGCGCTCCTCCAGGCGATGGGTCTTCCGTTCCGCAAGTAA
- the rplX gene encoding 50S ribosomal protein L24, translating to MPRPSAGSHHSDKLHVKKGDTVVVLRGKHKGATGKVLLALPRDAKVVVEGVNLVTKHVKPSAANPQGGIEQREGALHASKVALVDPETGKATRVRKAIVDGKKVRVAVKSGKVID from the coding sequence ATGCCCCGTCCCAGCGCCGGAAGCCACCACAGCGACAAGCTGCACGTCAAGAAGGGCGACACCGTCGTCGTGCTGCGCGGCAAGCACAAGGGCGCGACCGGCAAGGTCCTGCTCGCGCTGCCCCGTGACGCGAAGGTGGTCGTCGAGGGCGTGAACCTCGTCACCAAGCACGTCAAGCCCAGCGCGGCCAACCCCCAGGGCGGCATCGAGCAGCGCGAAGGTGCCCTGCACGCCAGCAAGGTCGCCCTGGTCGACCCCGAAACCGGCAAGGCCACCCGCGTGCGCAAGGCTATCGTGGACGGCAAGAAGGTCCGCGTCGCCGTCAAGAGCGGCAAGGTCATCGACTGA
- the rplN gene encoding 50S ribosomal protein L14 yields MIMPQTRLDVADNSGAREIMCIRVLNSGIGGKGLTTGGGGNKRYAHVGDIIVASVKDAAPRGAVKAGDVVKAVVVRTSHAIKRADGSTIRFDKNAAVIINNQGEPRGTRVFGPVARELRDRRFMKIVSLAPEVL; encoded by the coding sequence ATGATCATGCCCCAGACCCGCCTCGACGTGGCGGACAACAGCGGCGCGCGCGAGATCATGTGCATCCGCGTGCTGAACAGCGGCATCGGCGGCAAGGGCCTCACCACGGGTGGCGGCGGCAACAAGCGCTACGCCCACGTGGGGGACATCATCGTCGCCAGCGTGAAGGACGCGGCCCCGCGCGGCGCCGTGAAGGCCGGTGACGTGGTCAAGGCCGTGGTCGTGCGCACCAGCCACGCCATCAAGCGCGCCGACGGCTCCACCATCCGCTTCGACAAGAACGCCGCCGTCATCATCAACAACCAGGGCGAGCCTCGCGGCACCCGCGTCTTCGGGCCGGTCGCCCGCGAACTGCGCGACCGCCGCTTCATGAAGATCGTGTCCCTGGCCCCGGAGGTGCTGTAA
- the rpsQ gene encoding 30S ribosomal protein S17, which produces MKKTFTGVVVSDKADKTVSVKVERRFMHPLYGKVVTRSKKYAAHDETNEYRIGDRVEIIAVRPISKTKTWKVTRLIERPRGIETTAVETEGGQA; this is translated from the coding sequence ATGAAAAAGACCTTCACGGGTGTCGTGGTGAGCGACAAGGCCGACAAGACCGTCAGCGTCAAGGTCGAGCGCCGCTTCATGCACCCCCTGTACGGCAAGGTCGTGACCCGCAGCAAGAAGTACGCGGCGCATGACGAAACCAACGAGTACCGGATCGGGGACCGCGTCGAGATCATCGCGGTGCGCCCGATCAGCAAGACCAAGACCTGGAAGGTCACCCGCCTGATCGAGCGCCCGCGCGGCATCGAGACGACGGCGGTCGAGACGGAAGGCGGCCAAGCATGA
- the rpmC gene encoding 50S ribosomal protein L29: protein MKPSDMRALSAADFAREIESRKKELMELRFQAAMGQLAQPHRVKQLRREVAQLNTIRSEQDRAARVSALSGEQQ from the coding sequence ATGAAGCCCAGTGACATGCGCGCGCTGTCCGCGGCCGACTTTGCCCGCGAGATCGAGAGCCGCAAGAAGGAACTGATGGAGCTGCGCTTCCAGGCGGCGATGGGCCAGCTTGCCCAGCCGCACCGTGTCAAGCAGCTCCGCCGTGAAGTCGCCCAGCTCAACACCATCCGCAGCGAGCAGGACCGCGCGGCGCGGGTGAGCGCCCTGTCGGGAGAGCAGCAATGA